CCAAGTCAAAATCATAGGCAAAGCGCCAATGGAAGTTACCAGTTCGGTATACTTTCCTATTTTATCAAGACCAACCTCCTCAGACGGGGTAAGAATATAGTAGGCATTTTCAATCAAATGGTCGGTAGAATGCTCATATCCCATGTGTTCACTTCCTGCCATAGGATGTCCCCCGATAAAGTTGTAAGCCATGTCAAGTTCTGTGACTTTTCGGTGAATTTCCCCCTTTACACTGCCTACATCAGTGAGAATACAACCGGGGCGGATGACCTGCTTCAGCCATGGAAGACATTCGATATTGTAGTCCACTGTGGCACACAAGAAAATATAATCACAGAGGGCAAAGCGAGGGTCATGCTCATTGCAGGGAATATCCACAATTCCGTCAAAAACCGCATCCTTTAAGGTATCTGTTGTGCGGTTATAAGCGATAATCTGATAATCCGGATGAAATTTTCGTATTGCTTTTGCAATGGAGCCGCCGATAAGCCCCAGACCAATAAAACCAATAGTTGTGGTTTCCATATATTTTCATACTCCTTCTAATTAAAATGCTGTCAAACAGTATCATTTTATGACAGGTTTTTACAATTGTCAATTCTATTGGTGTGTGTGAAAGGAATAAGAAAAAAACTTGTTTAATTTGAATAAAATACTTGAAATATATCAATTTTTTTAGTAAAATATACACATAATATATTTGGGAGGTATTACATATGGACGTTTTTAGAACCGACAGAATTAGAAATGTGGTCCTGCTTGGTCATGGGGGTGCCGGAAAAACAACTCTGGCAGAAGGAATGGCTTATTTATCAGGTATTACAAGCCGAATGGGAAAGGTAACAGATGGCAACACGATCAGTGATTTTGATAAAGAGGAAATAAAGAGAAAATTTTCAATTTCTACATCTGTAATTCCGATTGAATGGGGAAAAGTAAAAATTAATGTATTGGATACTCCGGGCTATTTTGACTTTGTGGGGGAAGTCGAAGAAGCAGTAGGAGCGGCTGACGCAGCGATTATTGTTGTTTCCGGTAAGGACGGTGTTCAGGTAGGAACACAGAAGGCGTGGGAGCTGTGCGAGAAATATAATCTTCCAAGAATGTTCTTCGTTACGGAAATGGATATTGATGATGTCAGCTATCGTCAGGTGGTAGAGCAGCTTACAGAGCTGTACGGCAAAAAAATTGCGCCGTTGCACATGCCAATTCGAGAAGACGGCAAATTTGTAGGATATGTAAATATCGTAAAACAGGCAGGTCGAAGATATATTGAAAGAGGACAGAAAAAGGAATGTCCTGTTCCGGAATATTTGAACGAATATTTAGAAAAATATCATGAGACTTTAATGGAGTCCGTAGCAGAAATCAGCGAAGAATTTATGGACCGTTACTTTGCAGGAGAAGAGTTCTCCGTAGCAGAGGTTTCTGCAGCATTAAAAATGAATATTTCTGACGGAAGTATTATTCCGGTATGTATGGGTTCTGCTGTTAATATTCAGGGTGTAGCAAACCTTTTAGATGATATTTGCGGATATTTCCCAAGTCCGGATCAGAAGACCTGTGCAGGTATGAATACAAAGACAAACGAAATTTATCAGGCAAATTACGATTTTACAAAAGCAAAATCTGCTTATGTATTTAAAACAATCGTTGACCCGTTCTTAGGAAAATATTCACTGGTTAAGGTATGTTCCGGCGTTATCAAAGGAGACGATGTTCTCTTTAACGTATCCAAGGACTCCGAAGAAAAGCTGAATAAGCTTTATGTTCTGGAAGGCTCAAAGCCAATCGAAGTAGCAGAGCTTCACGCAGGAGATATTGGAGCTATTGCAAAACTGGGTACCGTGAC
The DNA window shown above is from Blautia hansenii DSM 20583 and carries:
- a CDS encoding elongation factor G produces the protein MDVFRTDRIRNVVLLGHGGAGKTTLAEGMAYLSGITSRMGKVTDGNTISDFDKEEIKRKFSISTSVIPIEWGKVKINVLDTPGYFDFVGEVEEAVGAADAAIIVVSGKDGVQVGTQKAWELCEKYNLPRMFFVTEMDIDDVSYRQVVEQLTELYGKKIAPLHMPIREDGKFVGYVNIVKQAGRRYIERGQKKECPVPEYLNEYLEKYHETLMESVAEISEEFMDRYFAGEEFSVAEVSAALKMNISDGSIIPVCMGSAVNIQGVANLLDDICGYFPSPDQKTCAGMNTKTNEIYQANYDFTKAKSAYVFKTIVDPFLGKYSLVKVCSGVIKGDDVLFNVSKDSEEKLNKLYVLEGSKPIEVAELHAGDIGAIAKLGTVTTGDTLATKTTPILYGKTDISTPYTYKRYQTVNKGDDDKVSQALAKMMQEDLTLKAVNDAQNRQTLLYGIGEQHLDIVVSKLKERYKVDIVLSEPKVPFKETIRKKSDVEYKYKKQSGGHGQYGHVKMTFEPSGDLETPYVFEQTVVGGAVPKNYFPAVEKGIQESVLKGPVASYPVVGVKATLYDGSYHPVDSSEMAFKTAAIQAFKKGFMEASPVLLEPIVSMKVSVLDKFTGDVMGDLNKRRGRVLGMNPDTARKGYTVVEADVPMLSIYGYSTDLRSMTGGSGEFSYEFARYEQAPSDIQEKEIAARAKAEEE